A window from Candidatus Rickettsiella viridis encodes these proteins:
- a CDS encoding DMT family transporter, which translates to MLNKHINYLWFFLLASFWGGSFVAIKEVVNTVPPFFGAALRVGLALFFLTIMLCCLRKKVAVPFSIRWRIWIMGLFSQGIPFFFLFWGEQHISSGLAGILNGTVPIWTLLFSLTSPRTRNFSPLKGIGLSTGLLGICIIF; encoded by the coding sequence ATGTTAAATAAACACATTAATTATCTTTGGTTTTTCTTACTCGCCTCGTTTTGGGGTGGTTCATTTGTTGCTATTAAAGAAGTGGTCAATACCGTTCCGCCCTTTTTTGGAGCCGCGTTACGCGTTGGATTGGCCTTATTTTTCCTGACCATTATGTTATGTTGTTTGAGGAAAAAGGTAGCCGTGCCGTTTTCCATCCGTTGGCGCATTTGGATTATGGGCCTTTTCTCACAGGGGATTCCATTTTTCTTTCTATTCTGGGGCGAACAACACATTTCATCCGGTTTAGCCGGCATATTAAATGGAACCGTTCCTATCTGGACATTATTATTTAGCCTCACTTCGCCTAGAACAAGAAACTTTTCACCCTTGAAAGGCATCGGTTTATCCACTGGTTTATTAGGTATTTGTATTATCTTTTAG
- the parC gene encoding DNA topoisomerase IV subunit A, which yields MAKTKTTELSTTEHQPLRVFTEKAYLDYSMYVILDRALPHIGDGLKPVQRRIVYAMSELGLTAVAKYKKSARTVGDVLGKFHPHGDVACYEAMVLMAQPFSYRYPLVDGQGNWGSQDDPKSFAAMRYTESRLTQYAQALLSELADGTVDWVPNFDATLEEPHLLPARLPNILLNGAAGIAVGMATDIPPHNLREIVSACIRLLDDPKTTLNDLFDHIQGPDFPSAAEIITPADEIRKIYQQGQGAVRARAVYKEENGQLIITALPYQVSGAKIIEQIAEQIREKKLSLIEDLRDESDHENPTRLVITPRSNRVDTEALMGHLFVSTDLERSYRINLNMIGLDGRPHVKNLLTILKEWLEYRQQTVRKRLEFRLEKILNRLHLLEGFLIVYLHIDEVIKIIRQHDDPKAQLIKRFKLSDVQADAILEIRLRQLAKLEEIKLRTEQKNLTAERDELEKILASNAKLKRLIRDELQKDAKLYGDERRSKLVQRNAAQAIQKTEIIPSDPVTVILSTRGWIRAAKGHDFDVNGLNFKAGDSFKMAIPGRNNQLVVFIDSTGRSYSTPIHTLPSARSSGEPLTSRFNPAPGANFQAMITGNPEQSILVASDAGYGFITQISELYSKNRNGKNLLKLATQSQVLQPRWIDNLEDNYLAIVTNSGYLLIIAAKELPILPRGKGNKIIQIPTEKLEQREEFVIDIAVLPSKNSSLDIIAGKRQVTLKASDLAHYRGKRGQRGHKLPRGLQKLDQLAVPTR from the coding sequence ATGGCCAAGACAAAAACCACTGAATTATCTACTACTGAGCATCAACCGTTACGTGTTTTTACTGAAAAAGCGTATCTTGATTATTCCATGTACGTCATTCTTGATCGGGCATTACCGCATATCGGTGATGGTTTAAAACCGGTACAACGTCGTATTGTTTACGCCATGTCAGAATTAGGGTTAACCGCTGTAGCAAAATATAAAAAATCAGCGCGCACAGTGGGTGATGTACTGGGTAAATTTCACCCACATGGTGATGTCGCCTGTTACGAAGCTATGGTATTAATGGCACAACCTTTTTCCTATCGTTACCCACTCGTCGATGGTCAAGGAAATTGGGGCTCACAAGATGATCCTAAATCCTTCGCCGCAATGCGTTATACCGAATCACGCCTCACCCAATATGCACAAGCCTTACTCTCAGAACTCGCGGATGGTACTGTCGATTGGGTTCCTAATTTTGATGCTACCTTAGAAGAACCGCATCTTTTACCAGCCCGCTTGCCCAATATTCTTTTAAATGGTGCAGCGGGTATTGCGGTAGGTATGGCAACCGATATTCCTCCGCATAATCTTAGAGAAATCGTCAGCGCCTGTATTCGTTTACTCGATGATCCCAAAACAACACTTAACGATCTGTTTGATCATATTCAAGGACCTGATTTTCCAAGCGCGGCTGAAATTATCACCCCCGCCGATGAAATTCGTAAAATTTACCAACAAGGTCAAGGCGCGGTACGTGCACGTGCTGTTTATAAAGAAGAAAACGGTCAACTCATTATTACCGCTTTACCTTATCAAGTATCCGGTGCAAAAATTATTGAACAAATTGCCGAACAAATACGTGAAAAAAAGCTTTCGCTCATTGAAGATTTACGTGATGAATCGGATCATGAAAACCCCACCCGCCTGGTGATTACGCCACGCTCAAATCGTGTAGACACCGAAGCCTTAATGGGCCATTTATTTGTAAGTACCGATTTAGAACGTAGCTACCGCATTAATCTCAACATGATCGGCCTTGATGGGCGTCCACACGTCAAAAATCTGTTAACTATTTTAAAAGAATGGCTAGAGTATAGACAACAAACGGTTCGTAAACGTTTAGAATTTCGTTTAGAGAAAATTTTAAATCGACTGCATTTATTGGAAGGTTTTCTGATCGTTTACCTTCACATCGATGAAGTCATTAAAATTATTCGACAACATGATGATCCCAAAGCACAATTAATTAAACGCTTTAAATTAAGTGATGTACAAGCCGATGCCATTTTAGAAATACGTTTACGTCAATTGGCTAAGCTTGAAGAAATTAAGCTACGCACCGAACAAAAAAACCTGACTGCTGAACGTGATGAATTAGAAAAAATCCTTGCTTCTAACGCAAAATTAAAACGTCTTATTCGTGATGAATTACAAAAAGATGCAAAACTGTATGGCGATGAACGCCGCTCAAAGCTTGTGCAACGCAACGCCGCGCAAGCGATTCAAAAAACAGAAATTATCCCTTCCGACCCCGTCACTGTTATTCTTTCTACACGCGGCTGGATACGTGCCGCCAAAGGTCACGACTTTGATGTCAACGGCCTAAACTTCAAAGCCGGCGACTCATTTAAAATGGCTATTCCAGGCCGTAACAATCAACTGGTTGTCTTTATCGATTCAACGGGACGCAGCTATTCAACCCCTATTCATACCCTTCCCTCTGCACGTAGTAGTGGTGAACCGCTAACCAGTCGCTTTAACCCTGCTCCTGGTGCTAACTTCCAAGCCATGATCACCGGCAACCCTGAACAATCTATTTTAGTCGCATCCGATGCCGGTTACGGATTTATCACCCAAATCAGTGAGCTTTATTCTAAAAATCGTAATGGCAAAAATTTATTAAAATTAGCGACACAAAGTCAGGTACTACAACCACGATGGATAGATAATCTTGAAGATAATTATCTTGCCATTGTAACAAACAGCGGTTATTTATTAATAATTGCTGCCAAGGAGTTACCGATTTTGCCTCGAGGTAAAGGAAATAAAATAATACAAATACCCACGGAAAAATTAGAACAGCGTGAAGAGTTTGTCATCGATATCGCTGTATTACCTAGCAAAAATAGTTCGCTGGATATCATTGCAGGAAAACGACAAGTTACCTTAAAAGCGTCGGACTTAGCCCATTACCGAGGAAAACGTGGACAACGCGGTCACAAACTACCACGTGGGTTACAAAAGCTTGATCAGCTAGCCGTTCCTACCCGTTGA
- a CDS encoding acyloxyacyl hydrolase gives MLKTSLYTNKELRLSSLIIALIFVCFWPKKAFAFQPGLSLSYGTGKPDHLEGYRIALQDFWPFVGFPKSALNLTGYWDLSLARWTNNPPLANQPQHISIAAISPVIRLQTQKFYFLYAQPYLELGIGASLLSNNHFGHRDLGGQFAFQDLLGIGLRWKATHAWSLSYHYVHYSNAHLLPPNQGIDVKHLFSLGYEFN, from the coding sequence TTGCTAAAAACAAGCTTGTACACAAATAAAGAACTCCGTCTTTCCAGCCTAATTATCGCCCTTATTTTTGTTTGCTTTTGGCCTAAGAAAGCTTTTGCCTTCCAGCCTGGATTAAGCCTTTCTTATGGGACAGGAAAACCTGACCATTTAGAAGGCTATAGAATAGCGCTACAAGATTTTTGGCCCTTTGTAGGGTTTCCTAAATCAGCCCTCAATTTAACAGGCTACTGGGATTTGAGCCTTGCTCGTTGGACAAACAACCCGCCGCTAGCGAACCAGCCACAGCATATTTCTATTGCGGCTATCTCACCTGTCATCCGATTACAAACGCAAAAATTTTACTTTCTATACGCCCAACCCTATTTAGAGCTGGGGATAGGCGCTAGCCTACTATCCAATAATCACTTTGGACATCGAGATTTAGGCGGTCAATTCGCCTTCCAGGATTTACTCGGCATAGGGTTGCGCTGGAAAGCAACCCATGCCTGGTCATTGAGCTACCACTACGTACACTACTCTAATGCGCATCTACTACCGCCCAATCAAGGCATCGACGTAAAACATTTATTTAGTTTGGGGTATGAATTTAATTAA